CCCAGTTCAGAACCGCGTCGAGGCGGGTGACGATGATGTCGTCGCCGAGCAGAGATTCTACTCCCACTTGAGTGCTCCTCTCTTCAGGATGTAAATGAAGCCCGTGAACAGCACGGACAGGAAGATCAGCATCTCCACGAAGCCCAAGAGGCCCAACTTCTGGAAGTTGACCGCCCAGGGGTAGAGGAAGACCGCCTCCACGTCAAAGATGATGAAGAGGATGGCGATCAGGTAAAACTTGACCGAGAAGCGCTCGCGCGGGGTGCCGACCACCGACTTGGGGGCGATACCCGCCTCGTAGGTGCTGCCCTTGGCGGCGGTCGTGACG
Above is a window of bacterium DNA encoding:
- the ndhC gene encoding NADH-quinone oxidoreductase subunit A, giving the protein MLDFNVTFAIAIVLALAVIVPVAMLVIHALLGRARVTTAAKGSTYEAGIAPKSVVGTPRERFSVKFYLIAILFIIFDVEAVFLYPWAVNFQKLGLLGFVEMLIFLSVLFTGFIYILKRGALKWE